Proteins from a genomic interval of Nitrosomonas sp.:
- a CDS encoding DEAD/DEAH box helicase family protein has protein sequence MTNKTDLSERDICTKFITPALEQAGWDMQKQVREEVGFTDGRIYVKGNLTTRGKRKRADYILYYKPNIPVAIIEAKDNKHSVMAGIQQGLNYATILDIPSVFSSNGDGFFEHDRTAASGSVERELPLHDFPTPEQLWERYKRYKGIATPEAERISAQDYFFDGTSRSPRYYQQIAINRTVEAIAKGQQRILLTMATGTGKTYTAFQIIHRLWKAGAKKRILFLADRNTLIDQTRRGDFRHFKDKMTVIKHKKIDKSYEIYLALYQGLTNYDEDKDAYREFSTDFFDLIVIDECHRGSASEDSAWREILDYFKTATHIGLTATPRETETVSSTEYFGDPIYTYSLKQGIQDGFLAPYKVVRVGLNVDLEGWRPEAGKTDKSGQLVDDRIYNRKDYDKNLVIDERTEAVANKITEYLKKTNRFDKAIVFCVDIDHAQRMRAALANTNSDLMAQNPKYVMQITGDNDEGKRELDNFINPEERYPVIATTSKLMTTGVDAQTCKLIVLDSNIGSMTEFKQIIGRGTRINEEFGKTFFTILDFRNVTDLFADPDFDGDPVRVKELVQDDEFDTPEEELSKDEILTGDEGEAIIFELPVETPYLIPDIIDGGDIISGPKPKYYVNGVNVAVLNERIQYMDGNGKLITGSLKDYTRQKVREQYQTLDAFLNKWNGADKKQAVIDELTEQGIVLENLKEAISKEMDIFDMICHTAFDQPPLTRSERVKQVKKRDVFTRYGDQAHKVLEALLDKYADEGIENIEDIKVLKVNPFDQFGTPTEIIKLFGGKPQYLQALTQLEHALYQAV, from the coding sequence ATGACGAATAAAACAGACCTGTCAGAACGTGACATCTGCACCAAGTTCATCACGCCTGCGCTGGAGCAAGCCGGTTGGGACATGCAGAAGCAAGTCCGCGAGGAAGTCGGCTTCACCGATGGCCGTATCTATGTGAAGGGCAATCTCACCACCCGTGGCAAGCGCAAGCGGGCCGACTACATCCTTTACTACAAACCTAATATCCCGGTCGCCATCATCGAGGCCAAGGATAACAAGCACTCGGTCATGGCAGGCATACAGCAAGGGTTGAATTACGCCACCATTCTAGATATCCCCTCGGTGTTCAGTAGCAATGGCGATGGCTTTTTTGAACACGACCGCACCGCCGCCAGCGGCAGTGTCGAGCGCGAACTCCCGCTGCACGACTTCCCGACACCCGAACAACTGTGGGAGCGTTACAAACGCTACAAAGGTATCGCCACGCCGGAAGCCGAGCGCATCAGCGCCCAGGATTATTTTTTCGACGGCACCAGTCGCAGCCCGCGCTATTACCAGCAAATCGCCATCAACCGCACGGTAGAGGCCATTGCCAAAGGTCAGCAGCGCATTCTGCTGACTATGGCCACGGGCACCGGTAAAACCTATACCGCCTTTCAGATCATCCATCGCCTATGGAAAGCCGGGGCCAAAAAACGCATCCTGTTTCTGGCCGACCGAAACACCCTGATCGACCAGACCCGGCGCGGTGACTTCCGTCATTTCAAAGACAAAATGACGGTTATCAAGCACAAGAAGATCGACAAATCCTACGAAATATATCTGGCGCTTTATCAAGGGCTGACCAACTATGATGAAGACAAGGACGCTTACCGCGAATTCAGCACCGATTTTTTCGATCTGATCGTTATCGACGAGTGCCACCGTGGCAGCGCCTCGGAAGACAGCGCATGGCGCGAAATCCTGGATTACTTCAAAACCGCAACCCATATCGGCCTTACCGCGACGCCCAGGGAAACCGAAACCGTTTCCAGCACTGAATACTTCGGCGACCCCATTTACACTTACTCGCTCAAACAGGGCATTCAGGACGGCTTTCTTGCGCCCTATAAGGTGGTGCGCGTTGGCTTGAATGTTGATCTGGAAGGCTGGCGACCGGAGGCAGGCAAAACTGATAAAAGTGGTCAGTTGGTGGATGATCGTATCTACAACCGCAAGGATTATGACAAGAATCTGGTCATCGACGAGCGTACAGAAGCGGTAGCCAACAAAATCACCGAATACCTGAAAAAGACCAACCGCTTTGATAAGGCGATTGTGTTCTGCGTGGATATCGACCATGCCCAGCGCATGCGTGCAGCATTAGCCAATACCAACAGCGACCTCATGGCGCAGAATCCCAAGTATGTTATGCAGATCACCGGTGATAACGATGAAGGCAAGCGCGAGCTGGACAACTTCATCAATCCCGAAGAACGCTACCCGGTGATTGCCACCACCTCCAAACTGATGACCACTGGCGTGGATGCCCAAACCTGCAAACTCATCGTGCTGGACAGCAACATTGGCTCAATGACCGAGTTCAAACAGATCATCGGGCGTGGCACCCGTATTAACGAAGAGTTCGGCAAAACCTTCTTCACCATTCTGGATTTCCGCAATGTCACTGACCTCTTTGCTGATCCTGATTTTGATGGCGACCCGGTGCGCGTCAAAGAACTGGTGCAGGACGACGAATTCGACACCCCAGAAGAAGAGCTGAGCAAAGATGAAATCCTGACCGGCGACGAGGGCGAAGCGATCATCTTTGAACTGCCCGTCGAAACGCCTTATCTCATACCTGATATCATCGATGGCGGGGATATCATCAGTGGGCCGAAACCCAAATATTACGTTAATGGTGTCAATGTCGCTGTGCTCAACGAGCGCATTCAATACATGGATGGCAACGGCAAGCTGATTACCGGTAGTCTGAAAGACTACACCCGGCAAAAAGTGCGCGAGCAATATCAAACACTGGATGCCTTTCTCAACAAATGGAACGGCGCCGACAAAAAACAGGCCGTTATTGACGAGCTGACCGAGCAGGGTATCGTACTGGAAAACCTGAAAGAGGCCATCAGCAAAGAGATGGACATTTTCGACATGATCTGTCACACCGCTTTCGACCAGCCCCCGCTGACTCGTTCCGAACGAGTCAAACAGGTGAAAAAGCGCGATGTATTCACCCGTTATGGTGATCAGGCACACAAAGTGCTCGAAGCCCTGCTGGACAAATACGCAGACGAAGGCATCGAGAACATCGAAGACATCAAGGTGCTCAAGGTCAATCCCTTCGACCAGTTCGGCACCCCGACTGAAATCATCAAATTATTCGGCGGCAAGCCACAATACTTGCAAGCCTTAACCCAACTGGAACACGCGCTGTATCAAGCGGTCTGA
- a CDS encoding addiction module protein encodes MIEIHLDTMTIAEKLTVMEALWDDLCAHSQIASPAWHQEALNHRHQLRQSEGQQPMAWSEAKMAIRERIK; translated from the coding sequence ATGATAGAAATACACCTCGATACAATGACCATTGCCGAAAAACTCACGGTTATGGAGGCACTGTGGGACGATCTATGCGCCCATAGCCAAATCGCATCCCCGGCTTGGCATCAAGAAGCCCTCAATCACCGCCATCAACTGCGCCAAAGTGAAGGACAGCAACCGATGGCGTGGAGCGAAGCCAAAATGGCGATACGCGAGCGGATTAAGTGA
- a CDS encoding N-6 DNA methylase, whose amino-acid sequence MSNISGIVKSARNIMRQDTGTGSDELRILQLGWMLFLKIFSDKDKELELMDDNYTSPIPPELHWDEWAGDDEGMTGDELLQFVDRKLFPTLSEIDLSTAKRRAVLVHEVFANNYNYMKSGIHLRQVINKLNEIDFNNSKDLHLFGQIYETFLSELQSAGTLGEFYTPRAITDLMTQMVNPVQGETVLDPACGTGGFLTAVIEHLKASASTVAEREAIAQNVQGWEYKPLPYMLANTNLILHDIITPNIRFGDSLERPLTEYTRKDRVNVILANPPFGGVVSNNNENNFPQTYRTKESADLFLILMIHLLKEGGRAAIVLPDGSLTGDGVKQRIRLKLLEDCNLHTIVRLPNSVFQPYASVATNLLFFTKGEPTQNIWYYEHKLPDDYKAYSKTKSIQLAEFDSLKDWWNNREESEQAWQVDIDTIKARGYNLDIKNPHRAEEEKQHSSAELLDLLHQSFAKGDQLLDQLRKELM is encoded by the coding sequence ATGAGCAATATCAGCGGCATCGTAAAATCCGCCCGCAACATTATGCGCCAGGACACCGGCACCGGCAGCGATGAGCTGCGCATCCTGCAACTGGGCTGGATGCTGTTTCTGAAAATCTTCAGCGACAAGGACAAAGAGCTGGAGCTGATGGACGACAACTACACCTCACCCATCCCGCCGGAGTTGCACTGGGATGAATGGGCCGGTGACGACGAAGGCATGACCGGCGACGAGTTGTTGCAGTTTGTGGATCGCAAGCTGTTCCCCACTCTGTCGGAAATAGATCTTTCCACCGCCAAGCGCCGCGCGGTGCTGGTGCATGAAGTCTTTGCCAACAACTATAACTACATGAAGTCGGGCATTCATCTGCGCCAGGTAATTAACAAGCTCAACGAGATTGACTTCAATAACAGCAAAGATCTGCACCTGTTCGGCCAGATTTACGAAACTTTCCTGAGCGAACTGCAAAGCGCTGGCACCCTGGGCGAGTTCTACACGCCCCGTGCCATCACCGATCTAATGACCCAGATGGTCAACCCTGTGCAGGGCGAAACCGTACTCGACCCCGCCTGCGGCACCGGTGGCTTTCTCACCGCCGTCATCGAGCACCTGAAAGCCAGCGCCAGCACGGTCGCCGAGCGCGAAGCGATTGCCCAGAATGTGCAAGGCTGGGAATATAAGCCTCTGCCTTACATGCTCGCCAATACCAACCTCATCCTGCACGACATCATCACGCCCAATATCCGCTTTGGTGATTCTCTGGAGCGCCCACTCACCGAATACACTCGCAAAGATAGAGTCAATGTCATTCTGGCTAATCCGCCCTTCGGTGGCGTGGTGTCCAACAATAATGAAAACAATTTTCCTCAGACCTACCGCACCAAAGAGTCTGCCGATTTATTTCTGATACTGATGATTCACCTACTCAAGGAGGGTGGCAGAGCAGCGATTGTGCTGCCAGATGGCTCGCTCACCGGTGATGGCGTCAAACAGCGTATCCGCCTGAAACTGCTTGAAGACTGCAATCTGCATACCATCGTGCGCCTGCCCAATTCAGTGTTCCAGCCCTATGCCTCAGTGGCTACCAACTTGTTGTTCTTCACCAAAGGTGAACCGACGCAAAACATCTGGTACTACGAGCACAAACTGCCCGATGACTACAAAGCCTATTCCAAAACCAAATCCATCCAGTTAGCCGAATTCGACAGCCTGAAAGACTGGTGGAATAACCGCGAAGAAAGTGAACAAGCCTGGCAAGTGGATATCGACACCATTAAGGCCAGAGGCTACAACCTCGACATCAAAAATCCGCACCGTGCTGAAGAGGAAAAGCAGCACAGCAGCGCCGAATTATTGGACTTGCTGCACCAGTCGTTTGCCAAAGGCGATCAGTTACTGGATCAACTGCGAAAGGAGTTGATGTAG
- a CDS encoding DUF4868 domain-containing protein, translating to MLNNNANLFALVDDEESPVRRIPLTAELSAELSQLFAEQKNALLDGKQAFDFTGSYNVDHGEIFTIPAYPLPQAIGQAISNPLTNSRVLNLKNETHRIKALFSGTWTVASKVVNFQVFDTGKLLKCGFTLIGSGDTYKKLEEPGLILQDKLTAHYDNGTLYFSSYHNTKRFLDLADYYREATDTDLDAFAETKLFAFKDKASFKDNADSIIRKKIALLQKNKVLENITVADMQTVANNFNQELPEEHRIHITVNDDGKLVIPEDKKQLKELIRFLDEDYVTTPLTKRKCLTNSKQYL from the coding sequence ATGCTAAATAATAATGCTAATCTGTTTGCTCTGGTAGATGACGAAGAAAGCCCGGTGCGGCGTATTCCTCTAACCGCCGAACTTAGTGCTGAGCTGTCCCAACTATTCGCCGAGCAGAAAAACGCCTTGCTGGATGGCAAACAAGCCTTCGACTTTACCGGCAGCTACAACGTCGATCACGGCGAAATCTTCACTATTCCCGCCTACCCCTTGCCGCAAGCCATCGGTCAGGCCATCAGTAATCCGTTGACAAATAGTCGCGTTTTGAATCTCAAAAATGAAACTCATCGGATTAAGGCACTGTTCAGTGGCACCTGGACGGTAGCCAGTAAAGTCGTCAATTTTCAGGTATTCGATACCGGCAAGCTCCTGAAGTGCGGTTTTACCCTAATCGGCTCCGGCGACACCTACAAAAAACTGGAAGAACCGGGGCTGATACTGCAAGACAAGCTCACCGCCCATTACGATAACGGGACGCTGTATTTCAGCTCCTACCACAACACCAAACGCTTTCTTGATCTCGCTGACTACTACCGCGAAGCCACCGATACCGATCTCGACGCCTTTGCCGAAACAAAGTTGTTTGCCTTCAAGGATAAAGCCAGTTTCAAAGACAACGCCGACTCAATCATCCGCAAAAAAATCGCCTTGCTGCAAAAGAACAAGGTGCTGGAGAATATCACAGTGGCCGACATGCAGACCGTCGCCAACAACTTCAATCAGGAATTGCCAGAAGAGCATCGCATCCACATAACCGTCAACGATGACGGTAAATTGGTCATTCCTGAGGATAAGAAACAACTCAAAGAACTGATCCGCTTTCTTGATGAAGATTACGTAACTACACCGCTGACAAAGCGCAAATGCCTCACCAATTCCAAGCAATACCTGTGA
- a CDS encoding helix-turn-helix transcriptional regulator, translating to MNDSNQPFFERSFCPIACALDQLGDKWTLLIIRDLLLGKRRYRELLASPEGIATNILADRLKKLGAAGIVLQQAYQQKPVRHEYVLTKKGEDLRPVLQALVKWGKTYYPDTMVFEPEHTQK from the coding sequence ATGAATGATTCAAACCAACCCTTTTTTGAACGATCGTTCTGCCCGATTGCTTGTGCGCTTGATCAGCTTGGCGATAAGTGGACGTTATTGATTATCCGTGATCTGTTATTGGGTAAAAGGCGCTATCGAGAGCTACTGGCTTCGCCGGAAGGAATAGCGACCAATATATTGGCAGACCGGTTAAAAAAACTGGGAGCTGCCGGGATTGTTCTGCAGCAGGCCTATCAACAAAAACCGGTACGGCACGAATATGTACTGACAAAGAAAGGGGAAGATTTACGCCCGGTGTTGCAGGCTTTAGTGAAATGGGGAAAAACCTATTATCCGGACACCATGGTATTTGAACCTGAGCATACACAAAAGTGA
- a CDS encoding glutathione S-transferase family protein, translating to MLKLYQFERTWGIPNLSPFCCKIETYLRMAGIAYEIRPVLPIGAPKGKLPYIDDNGKILGDSQFIIAYLKLTYRDLDEGLTSAESAASVAMQRLLEEHLFWVALYSRWQYTDENWKINKQAIFGALPPIIRGIVASHTRQKIRRQIYGHGTGRHQADEIFALGKQDIDALSAILGNNPYFLGDRPTTLDASAFGLLINIIGCPIESPLKEYGAAQNNLVSYVDRIRREFYYDLPSA from the coding sequence ATGCTGAAGCTTTATCAATTTGAACGTACTTGGGGTATTCCCAATTTAAGTCCTTTTTGCTGCAAAATCGAAACCTATTTGCGAATGGCTGGTATAGCTTATGAAATCAGGCCGGTATTGCCAATTGGCGCGCCCAAAGGAAAACTGCCTTACATCGACGATAACGGGAAAATTCTTGGTGATTCCCAATTCATCATCGCGTATCTCAAATTAACCTATCGAGATCTGGATGAAGGATTGACCAGCGCGGAATCCGCAGCATCGGTTGCAATGCAGCGCTTGCTCGAAGAACATTTGTTTTGGGTTGCATTGTATTCACGCTGGCAATACACGGATGAAAACTGGAAAATTAACAAGCAAGCAATTTTTGGCGCACTACCGCCAATTATTCGGGGTATTGTCGCAAGCCACACACGACAAAAAATCCGACGACAGATCTATGGTCACGGAACAGGCAGACATCAAGCGGATGAGATCTTCGCTTTGGGCAAGCAGGACATTGATGCGCTCTCCGCAATCCTCGGGAACAACCCATACTTCTTGGGCGATCGCCCTACCACGCTGGACGCATCCGCTTTTGGGCTACTGATTAATATTATTGGTTGCCCGATCGAATCACCACTTAAGGAATATGGTGCGGCACAAAATAATCTGGTGAGTTATGTAGATCGCATCAGGCGCGAATTTTACTACGACTTGCCGAGTGCCTGA